A window of Pan paniscus chromosome X, NHGRI_mPanPan1-v2.0_pri, whole genome shotgun sequence genomic DNA:
aaaaagaaagaaagaaagaaaagaaaagaaaaaaagaaaactcactggAGAAAATAGGGGGGAAAGGAGTTGGAGGAGGGAGGGTAGGGGGTGagcagagaagctgggaggcagagaacAGGAGCTTGATATTAGGTCCTTCTATCTGTCTGGTTGAATCCTTTAGCCCTACTTTCTTGGCCTTAGCTGCTACATTCACGTCCCTAGTCACTCACAGTCCAGCTGTGGTCCCAGTCAGTCCGGTACTGCACCAAGTGCTCCAAACAGTGGTTCAAGAATCTGTTGTTCCAGTTCAGTTCTAGCTGGGATTCACTCAGTTTGTGAAGTGTTAGGTTCTCTGGAGCCCAGGGGATCACTGGagatatgtgtgcatatgtggtcATTCCCCTGGCCTAGACAAGTCAGGATCCTGAAGGTAGTGCCCCTAATACCTCCTCCCTTCCCATCCTGATCCCCTACCTCCTCTTTTCTGCCCATGTACCCTTATGATAAAAGAACACTACTCCGTAGACTCCAATGTCCCACAGTATCCCTGGTCTCTTGACCCTTTCTTTCCAAATTACCCAGATTCTGCAGTTTTAGCATCTGtgtggcctgtctcctgggttcccgTGGGTCCTGGAGCTGAACAACAAATGTTTGGTAGAGGTGGATCTCCTTTTTTTGCAACTGACAGCCAGAAGTGATTTCTTCAGAGAATAGATAGTGGCTGCACTTCTGGACTTTATCATTATCCGAGTTCTTGTACCTAGAGGAGAAAGGTTGGAAGGAAGAGGAACAGCGGGGCCAATCTGGGTACTGCAGATATCCAGAGCCTAGCCTCATCTCCCCTCAACCGACTTATGACTTACCCCAGGAGAAAACAGTGGGGTACCTGGGAGACTTGCTACCCTCTCTCTTGGTCTCTGATCCAACCCACCTCTTCTTcatcccctccccctcttcccttcTCATACCAATAATGCAGAGTGAGGTTGGTAGGCTGGGGCTCAGAGCTGCTGTTCCAAGTGCAATTCATGTACTCGACATTGAACACAAAACACTGAACCTCTGGGAGGGGCAGAGTGGAAACACTGAGGGAGTCAGTGGGCATAGAGGTCAGGAAGAAATCTAGATTGGGGAGAAAAtgaaggcagggagggaaagagaaatgatGGTCAGAAGGAggaggccaagcacggtggctcatgtctgtaatcctggtGCTTTGAAAGGCggacgcaggaggatcactagaggccaggagtttgagaccagcctaggcaacatagtgagaccctgcctcaaaagaaagaaagaaacaaacaaacaagaaagaaagaagaagtagcGTGAGGCAGGGAACCCTCCCCCTTGCCCTTCCCACTCCACTTTTCAATTCTGCCCACATGATTGTAATGGCCAGTGGCAGGTACCAGATTTCTGTACGGCCCCTTCCCACAGCCACCCTTCTCACCAGCCCCCTCCAGTCCCAGATTTCCCACCAGCTGTGGTGTCTTCATTCCCATTGGGCGTCAGAATTGTCGTGTTCAGCCCCACTCCCAGCAGGGGCAGCTGCAGGAATAAGAGGGATGTGAATGGTAATGATGGCTTCAACATGGCGCTTGCTCTTCATTCCCTGGGTGTAGTCTGTCTGTGTCAGGAACCTGGGTCCCTCACCCACTacccctccccacccacacaTTTCCTCTGTCATAGCTTCCGGTGGAAAGAACCTTATAAACCAGGGCTTTACAGAGGGTGTGGCAAATGTGTGCTGTGTGACACGGGCTAAGTCCTCTAGGAGATTAGGTGCTGCTGTAAGGTGGTAAACAGAAACTAAAGCTGGATATACAATAGTGTCACAGACTCAAAAATCCTCAGCCCACCTAGATCCTGGGAAGGATCTGTTCACTACCACTAGCACCATTCTCAACCACCTTCTCCTCTAAATCATTACGTTCTATAATGGAAGTTCTGAACCCCCACCCCCGACATCACCGTTCTATGCCATGCCTCTTCCTTGACTCGGTCACCCTTAAATCTCTGTCAAAGCTCTACTGTTTTGGGAGGATGGAAAATACCGTCTTGGCTCCTGTGGGCACATATACAGCTGTCTTTCCTCTGATCTAATCCAAACCAGAATACCCACCCTTAGCTGCTGCCTGAGCTGGGTCCCTGTTGAGACTGGCGAGGAAGTGTGacttataatacaaaaatattctaGAAATGGAGGAACAACAATACTAGCTTCAAGCTTCCCATCTTCCCCCAACTCTGCTTCTCTTCCTGCCTTCCCCACCTCAGTCAATGGTATCGTCACCCTCTCAGTCACCCAGACTTGAAACCTCAGAATCAGCTTCAATTTCTCCCCCTCTCTCACCCAGAGAATATAACCCACTCTGCTTCTGTGGTGTTTCTCCCAACGGTTTCCTCCTTTCCATTACCACAGCCACTCTGCTAAATCAGTCTTTCATTAGCTCTAGTCATGATTCTATCTAGACTCCACCAACTGGCCTCCCTTTCTAAAGGCCCTCTGCTCTCTAATCCATTCTTCATCCTGTTGCCAGTTTTACCTTCCCCGAAAACACAGAGGTGATTGGAGAAGCCACTTACAGAAactatttattcagcaaacatttattaagtttttaatatgtgccaggcactgtgcttatgTTCTGGAAATAGACCAACAAGACATCCTCATATGTCTAGATGCTCACAGAAAAGTGGGGAAGACATAAACAAGTAATACAACATAGTGTAACAAGTCCTATAGCATAAATGTAGAGATACTACAAAGTATGTGAGCACAGAAGAGGAAGTAACTAAATTTACCAAGATGGAGAGGGGGATAGTTTAGTGAAGGCTGTGCTGAAGAGGTGCTATTTCAGTGGCATCTTAAAGAATGAGTGTAATTTTACCAGACAGAAAGTGGGGTAGGATATTAAGCAAAGAAAAACAGCACTTGCCTGGGAGTCTCAGGAAAACTGGACTATATGGCCCAGCTTAGTATTTAGTATGTATCTTTAgtatgtattagtttgctagggctgccataagtTATCcccaaactgagtggcttaaaccaacagaaatttattctctcggccgggtgcagtgactcacacctgcaatcccagcactttgggaggccaaggcaggtggattgcttgaggagttcgagaccagcctggccaacctggtgaaaccccgtctctactaaaaatacaaaaattagccagacatggtggcgacacctgtaatcccagctactcgggaggctgaaacatgagaatcgcttgaatctaggaggcagaggttgcagtgagccaaaattgcgccactgcactctagcctgggcaacagagtgagactccatctcaaataaataaataaataaataaataaataaataaataaataaataaaaattttttaaaaaggaaaaagaaggcatttattttctcacagttctggagcccagAAGTCCGAAATCAGTGTGGCCAGGGTTGGTCCCTTCTGGAGGCGCTGAGGAAGAAGTtgttccatgcctctcttctagcttctggtggctgccgtCTATCCTTGgtgctccttggcttgtagacacatcattccaatctctgcctccatctttgcATTACCTCTTCTTCTTCTCTGCATCTcctttatccttctcttctcttacAGGGACACCTGTCATTGGATTTATGGCCCACCCTAATACAGGGTGTTCTCTCCTAGGAGCTTTGCCTTAATTACAGCTGCTAAAAGCCTTTTGTCAAAGAAGGTGACATCCACAGGTTCCAAgtgaacatatctttttggagGCCACATTCAACCCACTACAGAGGGCATTCTCCAATTTAAAAGTCTTCAAAAGCTACTCATGGCCTTCAGAATAAAGTCCAAGCTCCAATGATCAATTCCAGCCACACTGGATATGTCATACGCATTTCCTTTCTCTGGAATTAGCCTCTTCCTAACTTTCTGTAGGCTAAAATCCTTCAgaaggcaaaaccccgtctctaaaaaaatacaaaaattagccacgtttggtagcactcacctgtagtcccagctactcaggtggctgaggcacaagaatcacttgaacccaggaggcagaggttgcagtgaactgagatcgcacactgcactccagccagagtgacagagcaagactctgcctaaaaaataaaataaataaaataaataaatccttcaGGGCTACATGCCTATTAGAATAGCCAAaatgggctgggcaaggtggctcacaccttgcctgaaatcccagcactttgggaggctgaggcgagtgggttgcttgagcccaggagttggagaccagcctgggcaacacagcaagatcccatctcttgtttaaaaaaaaaaaaaaaaagaggccgggcatggtggctcatgcctgtaatcccagcactttggaaggccaaggtgagtggatcatttgaggtcaggagttcaagaccagcctggcctacatggtgaaaccccgtctctactaaaaaatacaaaaattagccaggcaatagtggcacattcctgtaatcccagctacttgagaggctaaggcaggagaactgcttgagcctgggaggcggaggttgcagtgagctgagattgcaccactgcactccagtctgggtgacagagtgagaccctgtctcaaaaaaaaaaaaaaaaaattgcccaaatCCGGAACACGGActacaccaaatgctggcaaggatgtggagcaacaggaacaaCTCTCATTTGTTGCTGGGGGAAATGCAAAAATGGTACGGTACAGCCACTTGGGAAGACGGTTTGGCAGTTtcctataaaactaaacatactctttcAGCAATCATGTTCCTTGGTATTAACAAAGGAGTGGAAGACTtgtgttcacataaaaacctgcaGACGGATGTTTACAGCAGTTTCattcataattgcccaaacttggaagcaacgAAGGTGTCTTTCAGTAGGTttatggataaactgtggtacatcctgAAAGTGAAATATGATTCGGtgcaaaaagaaatgagctattaagGCCGTGAAGAGACATGGGAGAAAACTTAAATACTTatgactaagtgaaagaagccatgcAGAAAAGGCCACCTACTATaggattccaactatatgacattctggaaagggcgaaactatggagacagtaaaaagatcaacGGTTGCCAGGGATTGTCGGagagggaaggatgaataggtggagcagaAAAAGTTTTTAGGTCGGTGAAAATATTCTGTAAGATACTACAATGGTGGACACATGTTATTCTTTGTCCAAACTCACAGACTGTATAAAATAACATCAAGAGTGAACTTTAACGTAAACCATGAACTTTGGGTAATGATGTTCAAGGTAGACTGTAACGAATATACCATTCTggtgggtttgttgttgttgttgttgttttgttttgttctgagacagagtttcactctgttgcccaggctgaagtgcagtggggccatcatggcttactgcagcgtCCACCTCCTGAGATCGAGTGATTCTCTcccctcggcctccagagtagctggaactacaggcgcccgcccctaaaccctgctaattttttattttgcttttggagAGATagaggttccaccatgttgcccaggctggtctagaactcctgggctcaagcaatccacccatctcggcctcccaaagtggtgggattacaggcatgagccaccatgcctggcccactctggtgggggatgtcaATGGGGGAGTTTATCTATGTGTGAGGGCAGACAGTATATGGGAATTCTCcataccttcctctcaattttgctgtgaatctaaaactgctctaaaaaattcttttatgctgggtgctgtggctcatgcctgtaatcccagcactttcagaggctgaggtgggtggatcgctagagaccaggagtttaagaccagcctgggcaacatagcaaaaccctgtctccaccaaaaaaaaaaaaaaaaaaaaaaaaagcaaaaattaaccgggtgtggtggccagcgcctgtgatcctagatacttgggaggctgaggtgggaggtttgcttgagcccaggaggtagaggttgcagtgaagtgagattgcaccactgcagtctagcctgggccactgagtgagaccttgtcaaaaaaaaaagaaaaaaagaaaaaaaaagaaagaaaagaaaaattatcttttaaaaatatccttcaggttgatggctcacgcctgtaatcccaacactttgagaggtggaggcaggtggatcacctgaggtcgggagttcgagaccagcctgaccaacatagaggaaccccgtctctactaaaaatacaacaacaaaaaaatatttagctgggcatggtggtgcatgcctgtaatcccagctactcgggaggctgaggcaggagaatcgcttgaaccagggaggcagaggttgcagtaagccgagattgcgccattgcactccagcctgggcaacaagagcgaaactcagtctcaaaataaataaataaataaataaataaataaataaattatcgttcaggctgagcgtggtggctcacgcctgtaatcccagcactttgggaggccgaggtgggcggatcacttgaggtcacgagtttgacaccagcctggccaacatggagaaaccccgtctctactaaaaatacagaaattagctaggcatgatggcgcaagcctgtaatcccagctactggggaggctgaggcaagagaatcacttgaacctgggaggcggaggttgcagtgaaccgagatcacgccactgcactccagcctgggcaacaagagtgagactccgtctcaaaacaataaataaaataaaaaataaaataaaataaaataaaaatatccttcagagtTAGTTCAAAtgttacctcagcctcctgagcagctggcattacaggcgcctgccaccacacaagctaatttttgtatttttagtagagatgggatttcaccacgttggccaggctggtcttgaactcctgacctcaggtgattccctgccttggcctcccaaagtgctgggattacggacgtgaGCCATCACTCCCCGCCTtgaattactttttctttccattgtgattcaatagcattttgttatttttgttactggtgttatttttgtttattgttatttGTTACTTTTGTTACAGCACACTGGCTGTCTTTTCTCTAAAAGGCAATACAAGGCCggcacagtggcgcacgcctgtagtccaggctactgggaggctgaggcgggaggatcgctggagtccagaaggttgatgctgcagtgagccgtgatagcgccactgcactccagcctaggcgacagagggagaacctgcctcaaaataaacaaatagcaaTACGACAATAGGATATTGGCTCTGGAATTCAGAATCTTAGTGCCAGCTCTGTTACTCAGTAGCTGTATAATATTGGATAAGTGAATTTTCACACTTTGAAAACCAGCTTCCTCCATCCGCAAAATCGAGCCAATAATAATCCCTAACTCATGAGGCTGTGAGCAGATTAAAGGAGATAGTGTCTGAAAAGCATCTGACACAGTAGGTGCCTCTTTAGCTAGACCAAGGGTTCTTAACCTGGAGTTCATGGACCCTTAGGGGATACATGGATGAACTTCAGGGGATCTAAGAATCTAAAGCAACATTTTGCATGTcaatatatgcatattattattattattatttctgggaAGAATGTCCATAGCTTTCATCAGCACCTTTAAGGGTTTGTGAATCAAAAACGTTAGTATGCGGTACCCTTgggcagaaaaacaaacaagaaaaggtTAGACAACTCGATGGTAGACCTTGAGGGATTAGAGCCAGCCTTTCAGGGTTTAATAGGTTCTTTCTCATGCATACATAGTTTCTAATGTTCACAATAGCCCCTTGAAGGAGGTGTTAGCGCACCTATTTTTCAGATGCCGGAACTAAGAAACGAACTGATCTGTAATAGACGGAGTTCCTAACCAATGCAAATATTATTGAAGACTTTTCTAGGCCAAAACCGAGCTAGGCTCTGGGAACCGAAGTCCAGTCAGAACTCAGCACCACAGAGGCCTCCCTCTTCCCTGGTTTGCATCCCCAGCTCATTCTGCGCCTCCGGAACGTTTCATAGATTTTTGCTGAGTGAAATCGACTTGCTGCCGCCACCGCCGAAAAACTCCCGGGGCACAGAGCTCCGCCCCCACCGGGCCAGGCCCCACCCCCTCTGCGGTCGGTATTGTCCGATGGTTCCCGGCGTACCTCGGCTTCCCTCGGTAGTTTCCGGCAATGGTCGAGAGTTTCTAACGTGCCCCCTTGTTGTCTCTCGGCCGCCGTCCTCTCAACCACCGCCCCCCTTTTCggctccctctcccccttcccgtTCCCCCAGTCAGCCTGGCCCTGCTGGTGCCTCCGGCGCTACGGGCTGGGCAAGATGGCGGCCTTCGGGATCTTGAGCTACGAACACCGGCCCCTGAAGCGGCCGCGGCTGGGGCCTCCCGATGTTTACCCTCAGGACCCCAAACAGAAGGAGGTGCGTTCGAAAATCGGGGCTCTGGAGGGGCCGGGGGCACGCGGTCAGCCTAGGAGGAGGCACTGACGGCTGGGAATGGGGGGCGGGGCGGTTCGGTGAGAGCAAAAGTCCCGAAAGGGGGAAGAGTAAAGTGGGCTGGCGTGGGAGGGCAGGACGGGGGGCGGTGGGGGGTTCCAAGGTATGAATAGGGGGTGGTGTAGGGGCCGCACCAGAGGCGCCCTCCTCCACACACACCTCAGAAAGTTGTCTGAGACAGCTTGGTGGGGTACGGCTGCTCGGCTGTTCGCAAGAGAAGAGTGATGTTTGAGGGCGCGCTGGGTGGCTGGGAATCCTAGTGACCATGGGAGTGAGGGTGGGGTCCAAGTGAATGTAAGGGCCCAGCTTTAAGTAACGATCTGTTCTACACGGAACCCTCCTCCTGCCCTTTCACcttgttccttcttttctcctgCCCTACTCTCccaccccttcccccttcccctaagGAAAAAACAACTAAACGCCGCTTTCCTGCCTCAGGATGAACTGACGGCCTTGAATGTAAAACAAGGTTTCAATAACCAGCCTGCTGTCTCTGGGGATGAGCATGGCAGTGCCAAGAACGTCAGCTTCAATCCTGCCAAGGTGAGACAACTCTGCCAGGCTGAAGGAAAAGGCTGGAAGAATCTGAGAAGGAGCAAAGGCCCTGGGTTGGGAAGACTTATAGGGACAACCTAAGTGGCTGAGtttgccttcatgacctaataCTATCTCATTGGCATTTGCCCAGCAAAAGGCAGGACCACCTGTCTGCCCCTTCTTCCCACCCTGAGGTACACTTTTCTTCCCTCAGATCAGTTCCAACTTCAGCAGCATTATTGCAGAGAAATTACGTTGTAATACCCTCCCTGACACTGGTCGCAGGAAGCCCCAAGTGAACCAGAAGGACAACTTCTGGCTGGTGACTGCACGATCCCAGAGTGCCATTAACACTTGGTTCACTGACTTGGCTGGCACCAAGCCACTCACGCAACTAGCCAAAAAGGTAAGGTACTGTTTCCTGTCCTTCAGGCCAAGGAGGGAGCATGGGGTACCAAGTACCCTCCTATTCCCATATTAAGCTACATGGGTGTCAGCTCATGGGGATAATAGAGACCTCACTATTTGCAATGTCCATCCAGGTCCCCATTTTCAGTAAGAAGGAAGAGGTGTTTGGGTACTTAGCCAAATACACAGTGCCTGTGATGCGGGCTGCCTGGCTCATTAAGATGACCTGTGCCTACTATGCAGCAATCTCTGAGACCAAGGTTAAGAAGAGACATGTTGACCCTTTCATGGGTGAGTAACTCCTAACACCAGGTGTACTGCTGATGGCTTCAAGGAGTGATAGAGACACCCTTGGAACCATCCTCCTTCTTAATCTAGATTCCTTGTTTCTGCTTGTTTCTTGCATTTGCTTGATCAGTAAACACTGAGAAATTTGAGTGTCTACTGTGCGCATATACTGGGCTACAAAGACGTCCGGTGCATAATCTCTGCCCCTAGGATACTAGTAGTCTAACAGGGCTGCTAAGGTATATGTACAAATAACATAATTAAATATAGAAAGTGGTGAATGTCAAGCTAGGAGCAGAAGGTTCTTTGAGTGGACAAAAGATTACTTTCTTATGGGGGTACCCGGAAAGGCTTTAGGAAGGTGGGATTTGACTAGAGACTAAAAGGATGAACTGAATTTACAAATATGGTGATTAGGGGTGGGGGTAAGGTATTCTAagtagaaggattttttttttttttttttgagacagagcaagactctgtcacccaggctagagtgcagtggcaggatcttggcttactgcaacctccacctcccgggttaaagtgattctcctgtctcagcctcctgagtagctgggattacaggcgcccaccactgcgcccggctaatttttgtatttttctagagacggggtttcaccatcttggccaggctggtctcgaactcctgacctcatgatccacctgcctcagcctcccaaagtgctgggattacaggcatgagccaccgcacccagccagtagaAGGATATTCTAAGCAGAAGGATAGTATCAAATAGccctttttccctctttcctccagAATGGACTCAGATCATCACCAAGTACTTATGGGAGCAGTTACAGAAGATGGCTGAATACTACCGGCCAGGGCCTGCAGGAAGTGGGGGCTGTGGTTCCACGATAGGGCCCTTGCCCCATGATGTAGAGGTGGCAATCCGGCAGTGGGATTACACCGAGAAGCTGGCCATGTTCATGTTTCAGGTAGAGAGTAGGGCATGCTGTGTGGGGCATTGGGTTGAGCTTGAACTTGTACTCTGCCAGTAGAGAACAGAATCTGCCTGCCACCTTGCCCCAGTTGTGGTTCTCttcatcttttcatttactttatCTGCTTCATCTCTAATagtcccctcttccctcccctggtACCCATAGGATGGAATGCTGGACAGACATGAGTTCCTGACCTGGGTGCTTGAGTGTTTTGAGAAGATCCGCCCTGGAGAGGATGAATTGCTTAAACTGCTGCTGCCTCTGCTTCTCCGAGTAAGGCTTGGAATTTTGGTActggtggggcagggggagtCTAAGAAGAATTTGAGGAAGAATAAAATGTTAGAGCAGGGTCCCCTGGAGAGAACTAGGGGCTCTGATGGTCGTGTCTTCACAGTACTCTGGGGAATTTGTTCAGTCTGCATACCTGTCCCGCCGGCTTGCCTACTTCTGTACACGGAGACTGGCCCTGCAGCTGGATGGTGTGAGCAGTCACTCATCTCATGTTATATCTGCTCAGTCAACAAGCACGCTACCCACCACCCCTGCTCCTCAGCCCCCAACTAGCAGCACACCCTCGACTCCCTTTAGTGACCTGCTTATGTGCCCTCAGCACCGGCCCCTGGTTTTTGGCCTCAGCTGTATCCTACAGGTAGGTACTAGGCGGGCCCAAGGAAGCATTGAGAGATAGCCTGAGAAGAATCAGGTGCCCATCCCAGAGAATAGGGGTAATTCCAAACTGGATGTGGGAGTAGGTGCTGAGTACTTGCTTGGAGGTTGTTGTTTCTTGGTAATGGGGTGTTAGTCCCCTTTGGGGGTTTtcacctgcctctctctcccttccaagGCTAAATAGTGGGCCCAAAGCCTTTTAGGAAAGTGAGTGAAGGGAGGGGATCGGGGTGGAGTGATGCCTGTCTTGGGGACCCAGTCAGAATAACTTTGGATCTGGAATCTACGGGTTGGGTCTTAGAATGGGATTCCAGAGGGGTAACCATGGTGAATGAGTTGGACTTAGCTGTTTCTATCTGGTAGACCATCCTCCTGTGCTGTCCTAGTGCCTTGGTTTGGCACTACTCACTGACTGATAGCAGAATTAAGACCGGCTCACCACTTGACCACTTGCCTATTGCCCCGTCCAACCTGCCCATGCCAGAGGGTAACAGTGCCTTCACTCAGCAGGTATGTCTGACCACTAGCCTGGTACTCTCAGATTGGGCTATGAGGCTAAATTACTCTTTCAGAAGTAGTGATTTGGAGTCTAGTACTATTCTTCTAGCCTGGGGCTCTGGCCTTTTATATGCCTTGGTACATCCTTGTAGCCTTCCTTTTTAACATTGCAGGTCCGTGCAAAGTTGCGGGAGATCGAGCAGCAGATCAAGGAGCGGGGACAGGCAGTTGAAGTTCGCTGGTCTTTCGATAAATGCCAGGAAGCTACTGCAGGTATGTGTCAGAGAACAGATAATAGGAAATATGTTTGAGGAAAGGATGGGGATAGTAAGGACATGTAGATCTGAGAGCCAGAATGCACCGGGCCTCTGGTTCAGTCCCCTTTACCACTTTTCCTCCTTAGGCTTCACCATTGGACGGGTACTTCATACTTTGGAAGTGCTGGACAGCCATAGTTTTGAGCGCTCTGACTTCAGCAACTCTCTTGACTCCCTTTGTAACCGAATCTTTGGATTGGGGCCTAGCAAGGATGGGCATGAGGTAAGCGAAAAGGGGAATAGAAGGAGCAAAAAACATTGCAAGAGCAATAATATGTCTGAGGGGGAAGTCATGGTGAGGCATTGAAAGCAGAGCATATCTGCAGAAATGATCTTACTGGGCCCAGGATGTTTTATGATAGAGCCCAGTCTTTAGGAAATTGGAACTCATTTCTTTGTCCCCACCCCTACCTtactcctccttctcttcctttgttctccAGATCTCCTCAGATGATGATGCTGTGGTGTCATTGCTATGTGAATGGGCTGTCAGCTGCAAGCGTTCTGGTCGGCATCGTGCTATGGTGGTAGCCAAGCTCCTGGAGAAGAGACAGGCGGAGATTGAGGCTGAGGTTAGAGGGCAGAGATAAGAGAACAAGATTGGCCAATGGGAAGGAATTTACTGGGGTTGGAGACCGAGagatggaggtggtggagggaCCAGAGTTGAAGGTGTGAGAACAGAGTAAAGAAGCAGAAGAGAACCTAAGGCAAAGTTACGGACGTGAGGCGAAAGTAGAGAAGAGTGGATTGTAGTAAGAGTTAGAGATAACATCAAGGCTTCAGTTGGGAGGTGGTAAGGAACGTGGAGGTCAGCAGGGGAATGAAAGTGAAAAGCATGGGGTAGAGGTCAAGCAGGTGGTAGTTTAAGGCCTAC
This region includes:
- the IL2RG gene encoding cytokine receptor common subunit gamma, whose protein sequence is MLKPSLPFTSLLFLQLPLLGVGLNTTILTPNGNEDTTADFFLTSMPTDSLSVSTLPLPEVQCFVFNVEYMNCTWNSSSEPQPTNLTLHYWYKNSDNDKVQKCSHYLFSEEITSGCQLQKKEIHLYQTFVVQLQDPREPRRQATQMLKLQNLVIPWAPENLTLHKLSESQLELNWNNRFLNHCLEHLVQYRTDWDHSWTEQSVDYRHKFSLPSVDGQKRYTFRVRSRFNPLCGSAQHWSEWSHPIHWGSNTSKENPFLFALEAVVISVGSMGLIISLLCVYFWLERTMPRIPTLKNLEDLVTEYHGNFSAWSGVSKGLAESLQPDYSERLCLVSEIPPKGGALGEGPGASPCNQHSPYWAPPCYTLKPET